One genomic window of Pagrus major chromosome 22, Pma_NU_1.0 includes the following:
- the LOC141017721 gene encoding cysteine-rich venom protein TEL1-like: MGEKIISLVETSLADSNTSSPSVNPREIVNKHNDLRRGVQPTATNMLKMSWSKEFAANAQRWADRCTLNHTPAPRKLGNKKFGENLYMSGGAASWDMAIQKWYDEVKRWKYGRGGSNVGHFTQIVWANSNLIGCGMAICPKAKYKYYYVCQYSPP; the protein is encoded by the exons atgggCGAAAAGATAatctccttggtggag ACATCCCTAGCAGACAGCAACA CCTCAAGCCCTTCTGTAAACCCGCGTGAGATTGTGAACAAGCACAACGACCTGAGAAGAGGTGTTCAACCTACTgcaacaaacatgttgaaaatg AGCTGGAGCAAGGAGTTTGCTGCCAATGCTCAGAGATGGGCCGATCGCTGCACCCTGAACCACACACCAGCACCAAGAAAGCTTGGCA ATAAAAAATTTGGAGAGAACCTGTACATGTCCGGGGGAGCAGCTAGCTGGGACATGGCGATCCAGAAATGGTACGATGAGGTAAAGCGTTGGAAATATGGAAGGGGAGGAAGCAATGTCGGACACTTCACACAG ATTGTCTGGGCCAACTCCAACCTGATTGGCTGCGGTATGGCCATCTGTCCCAAAGCTAAATATAAGTACTACTACGTCTGCCAGTACTCTCCTCCGTAA